In one Methylophaga frappieri genomic region, the following are encoded:
- a CDS encoding ParA family protein: MKTLVTANQKGGVGKTSTLVHLAFDFYERGKKVAVIDLDTQGNASYTLQEFRTGVVASNFFNGGPFDVVNGEDAPGMALIESDAALANMETMSLSRAGEHFRAGIASLAEQGFDVCLIDTAPSLGVSMAAALIAADYVLSPIELEAYSIQGIKKMNAAITNVRKANPKLQFLGMVPSKVDGRNPRHGRHLEQLQKAYPQLIIPASIGLRSSIADALASGVPVWRIKKTAARKAAKEVRALADLVFTKMEITA; this comes from the coding sequence ATGAAAACACTGGTCACGGCAAACCAAAAAGGCGGCGTCGGCAAAACATCAACCTTGGTGCATCTGGCGTTTGACTTCTACGAACGCGGCAAAAAGGTTGCCGTGATCGACCTGGATACCCAGGGCAACGCCTCTTATACGCTCCAAGAGTTCCGCACAGGTGTTGTAGCAAGCAATTTTTTCAATGGCGGCCCGTTCGATGTTGTGAACGGAGAGGACGCGCCTGGCATGGCTCTTATCGAGTCTGACGCCGCCCTGGCAAACATGGAAACCATGTCCCTGAGCCGTGCGGGTGAGCATTTCAGGGCAGGTATTGCCAGCCTGGCAGAGCAAGGCTTTGACGTGTGCCTGATCGACACGGCCCCTTCCCTTGGCGTCAGTATGGCCGCCGCATTGATAGCGGCGGATTATGTCCTGTCCCCTATCGAGCTGGAAGCCTACTCAATTCAGGGCATCAAGAAGATGAACGCGGCCATTACGAACGTGCGTAAGGCTAACCCTAAGCTGCAATTCTTGGGCATGGTGCCGAGCAAGGTAGACGGACGAAACCCCCGGCACGGTCGCCACCTGGAACAACTCCAGAAGGCATATCCGCAGCTTATCATTCCGGCTTCAATCGGCCTGCGTAGCAGCATTGCGGACGCACTCGCTTCCGGGGTGCCGGTCTGGAGAATCAAAAAAACGGCTGCCAGAAAAGCCGCGAAAGAAGTTCGTGCCCTGGCTGACCTTGTGTTTACAAAAATGGAGATCACCGCATGA
- a CDS encoding transcriptional regulator KorA gives MKKQLTESQFQAAIKGLGVGQQTLEIAHGVLVEGKTQAEFVALLGVTKGAVNQAVKRVWDAHKALTPEGFERVTAILPEHQAFIVKKWAEDAKKKRDT, from the coding sequence ATGAAGAAACAACTAACGGAGTCTCAATTTCAAGCTGCAATCAAGGGCTTGGGAGTCGGGCAACAAACGCTCGAAATAGCGCATGGCGTATTGGTGGAGGGGAAAACTCAAGCCGAGTTTGTGGCGTTATTGGGAGTGACAAAAGGGGCGGTCAATCAGGCCGTCAAGAGAGTTTGGGACGCTCACAAGGCGCTGACGCCGGAGGGGTTCGAGCGAGTCACGGCAATACTGCCGGAACATCAAGCGTTTATCGTCAAGAAATGGGCGGAGGACGCCAAGAAGAAAAGGGACACGTAA
- the kleE gene encoding KleE stable inheritance protein yields MSKSNIIKFPKAGPTDSGPPDPQPKAQASQQPRKPQSDPTKGGGVLAAILRWVWIAVVLVWPLLKWVISIDVFFQGIRAVYYWNDPAVHAGWTFLAHFAVLTLLTYFVSVYKPKGV; encoded by the coding sequence ATGTCAAAGTCAAACATTATCAAGTTTCCGAAAGCTGGCCCTACTGATTCAGGGCCACCGGACCCGCAACCGAAAGCGCAGGCCAGCCAGCAGCCGCGTAAGCCGCAGAGCGATCCGACGAAAGGCGGGGGTGTTCTGGCGGCTATTCTGCGTTGGGTATGGATTGCGGTTGTCCTGGTGTGGCCGCTGCTGAAGTGGGTTATCTCTATCGACGTTTTCTTTCAGGGTATCCGTGCCGTGTACTACTGGAATGATCCAGCGGTACATGCAGGCTGGACCTTCCTGGCCCATTTCGCCGTGCTGACCCTGCTCACTTACTTTGTTTCTGTCTACAAACCCAAAGGCGTTTAA